Genomic DNA from Sphingomonas lacunae:
TCGGGATCGACGCTGACCATCACATCGCTGGGTGCGCTGGGCGGTGTGGCGACAACCCCGGTGATCAACCGACCCGAAGTAGCGATCATTGGACCAAACCGGATTGTTGAACGTCCAGTTTTCACCAATGAGGATGGCGCGGGTAATGCCGTGCGCCGGGCCAAGCTGATGAATCTGTCGATCAGCTGTGATCATCGCGTGGTAGATGGCTGGGACGCGGCGAGCTTTGTACAGGCGCTCAAGCGAGTGATTGAGACGCCGGTCCTGTTGTTTGCCGACTGAGCGCTGTTGAACGGCCTTTTCGCGGTAGCGCCGTGAATCCATGCGTGTGCGTTGGCGCACCACGCCCGGCGGTAGCGTGATCCTGGAGGGTGGACCATGAGTCCCCGGTCAAGCCGTTGGCAACAGGCATTGCCTGCCGGGCCCAGCCGGCTCGATCAATCGTCGAGCCAGCGAGCTCTGGCTTTGAACCTGCGAGCGGTTGAGGCCTCTATACCTGAAATGCCGCCTTGAGCTTTTGTCCCCGGCCCGCTTCGCGTTGCGGAAAAGGGCGTCGCGCTTGGCGAGTGGCGTGGTTTACCGGTTGGATGCGATCAGAGGCCCAATCCTTCGAATGTCGTCTGGTCGAACTTCAGTCTGAAGGTCGCGAACAGGCCGCTGCGGGTGTAGCGTGACTCTTCGAAATCACGGTCCCTGAAGCCGGCGATGTTGTAGCCGATGACGATGTTGGCATTTTCAAATGGCGTCACCACAATCTGCGGACCGGCGCTGAAGGCTTTCGCGTTGCCATCAGTACCGATACGGGCGTTACCGGTAACACCCACCCCGACATGTTCGCTCAGGTCGAAGCGAAGATCGAGGCCGACGACAGTCGACCAGCCGGTGACATCTTCGTCACCAAAGCGGTCGTCGGTGTAGCGTGCACCCCAGAAAAGCGTGTATTCGCCCGCCTCGTGCCACAGGCCGTCGTCTTCATCGACAGGCGAGTAGTTGATCGTCAGGCTGTTGATCACGCGCTTTGAGTTGACGTCCCCGCTGACTGTCAGCACGGGGCCACCGATAGGACCTGGCTGCCCAGCTATCGCGTTGCTGAGAGCGTCGGCCCGGAATTCGAGCTTTTCGAGGAAAGACCAGCGGCTGTCGGCCGGGCGATGGGCCCAGCTGACTTCAGCCGAGATCGTCCGGGTGGACGGGCCGGTCTCGCTGGTTGCCCGTGTATAGGTGAACAGGCCACCAAAGGCGCTTCCTTCGCCGATCTGGCGCAGGCCGCCAAGGGTTGCACCATAGCGATCCGTTAGTTCGCCGTCGCGATACTCGGCGCGACCGGTGATATTCCAGTCATCATTGCGCCACGTCGCGCCACCGGTGACGGCGACGAAATCTTCAGTGATCGCGCCCGAACCATCGACGAAGCCGCCGGAAGCGACCGGCTGAGCCGGATCCAGTACGTCACGGGCATTGATGCCACCGAGCGTGCGCTGGCCATCGACAGTCATGTCAACCATCAAATTTTCGGTCAGCGAAATGGATTGGGACAGGCCGTAGGCGGCAAAGCTGCGGGGCCCGAACTCGCCGATGTCCTGTTGGTTGCCGGTCAGGCTGACGCGGGCACCGTCCCAGGGACGCACGTCAAAGCCGGCGCGGACTGTACGCGCATCCACCGTGCCGCCAGAGGCGATTTCATAGGCACCGACGAGGGTGATCCCCTGGGTCACGGCATAGCGGGCGCCAAAGGTATGGCGGGTCGGGAAATCGACGCTTTCATTCTGTCCGCCGAGAGCAAATTCGGTCTGGGCGTCGAGTTCAAGCCGCTGGTTCAACAAGCGCTGCGTGCCGCCAAGCTGGACAAGGGTGGAGATGTTGGTCTCTCCGGTCGGCAGCGTGTCCTCGGCGCGGGTCAGGCCGGCGCGCAGCGTGGTGGTCTCCCCACGCCATTCGCCCATCAGGCGGCCAGCGCGGCGACGGGAGTCGGTTTCGAGATAGTCTTCTTGCCAAGCGCTGGCGATCAGGCTGAAGCCGGTACCAAGTCGCATGCTGCCGTCGAGGCCGATGCGGCGGCTGGCCTGTCCGGCATTGCTCAACTGGCCGACACCAAAGCCGTCGTCGCGCTGACGGGCGTAGGCAAGGAGATCAAACACCGAGCCATGATGTTCGACTTCGACGAGCCAGGCGCTGGCGGTGCCGACATCGGCGACGCCGGCCTTGCGCGACTGGGAGTCGCTGACAGCATATTCGGCGCGCATTTCAACCGACGGGGCAGGGCGATAGCGGACATCGACGCCGCCGAGATTGGCGCGGGCGCTGTCATTGGCGTCATGAATGCCGGTGAGGCCGACGCGCAGGCTTTCGTCATTGCTTGTCCAGCTGACGCGGCCGCCGCCATTGACAACACGCTGGCCGACGCCGCGGGTTTCATAGTCGACGACGATGAATTGCGGATTCAGCGCGGGATCGCGGCTGAGGATCGGTTCGCGGAAGGTCAGTGTGCCGGCGAAATAATCGATATCATAATCGATATGCCTGGTGAGCTGGCGGCTTTCGACAATGATGTCGGAACGGGTACGATCGCGGATTTCTAGCGTGACGCGTTCGCTGTTGGCGAGGACATCGCGTGTCGAAAGCTGATAGGGACCGCTTAGGCCATTGCCCTGCATCTCGTCACGGCGATAGCGATAGGGCGTATCGGCGATGAAGGCGGTGGCGGCGAGGTTGCTGCCGCGATATTCAGCGCGGACGCCGTTCATAGCCCGTTGATAGCGGGTCAGTTGCGGTTCGTTGATCGCCGTTTCGAAATCACCGAACAGGGCATAGAACTGCGGCCGTTCAAGGCGCAGGTAGAGGTTGCGTACCGATGCCGCGTCAAAGCCATTGTCGGCGCGATCAGCGTAGATGGTGTAATAGGCGCGCGGATCGATGACGCCGCCGAAACGGGCCTCATCCTGTTCCCGGTCGCTGTCATAGGACATGGTCATCAGCCACTGGCCAAGTATCCGACCCTTGGCGTAGAGAGCGACGCGACCGTCGACATTGTCAGAAGGAAGGTCTTCGGCGACAGGTTCCATGCGGTCATCGAGCGTGTTGTAGCCGACCGTTCCGGCAGCAAAGCCGACAACAGTCCATGGCCGGTCGCCAGGGTTCAGCCAGACATCGAGCTGAACCTCACGCGTGACCTGCTCGTCACGGAAAGTGAAGTTGAGGCGCGCTGTGCCCGATGCGGTGGTCGGATCCAGTTCGATATAGGCAACGCCATCGTCACCCGGGATCCGCCAGGTAGCGCGGCCACGGTCAAGACCCGACAGTTGACGTTCCTGTTCGGCATCGCTTTCGATAGCGGCGCGATGCGGTGCGGCAACGGTGAAGTCGCCAACCAGTCCGTGCTTGACCGGGCGACCGTCGCGGTCAGTCAGCCGTACCGCGATAACCGGGCGATTGAGACCATCCGCCACCAGCAGCGAGCGTTCGCGCACAAGCGAGACGTTCATCGGGCTGTTTGCATAGTGGATGGTCCGGCTCAGTTCCTGGACCAGCGCACCGGATTCGTCGAGCACGCGGGCAACAAAGCGGTTGTCGCGATCGTTGACTTCAATGCCGCTCCAGACACTGACGTAGAAGCTGCGGTCTGGTGACGGGTTCGCGCCATCAAAAGACAGGCCATTGACAGGCCGGCCGTTGACGCTGAGTTCCACACGCTGGCCCGGCAAATGCTTGATGGCAACACGCACAACAGGGGAACGCGGATTGTAATCTGGTTCGGGGAATAACCAGTCAATGCCGGCGGTCTGGTTGGCAAAGAAATCGCGGTCACCGCCGGCGACGCTGATATCACTTGCCACAGCTGGGCGTGCAGGGGCGCTGATCACCGGGACGGCGCTGCTCTCAGCATCTGCAGGCGCTTCGGGAGAGGCGATCGAAACGGCACGAAAATCCGCGCGCTTCAGCTCTCCGCCCCGGCCTTCGACAAAGCGGGAAATGGCACTTCCCGCAGCGCGGTTGTTGGCGGCGCAGTTGATTGGCACAACCAATCCGGGAAGGGATGAGGGGTCAATCTGGACCACATGCAGGCCAGGGCGAACCCCTTCAAAGTGGTAGCGACCGTCACTGTCAGTAACAGCGAAACTGCCGTCCTGGAGCATGACCCGGACGCCCTGGATACCGCGGGCGCTGGCTGGGTCAGCCGAACAGCCCCCGTCGGTGACGCGACCGATAATGGTGATACGGTCTCCGACGATATCCCTGCTGATGCGAACGGTTGCTTCGCCAACATTGGAACGCGATCCGCGATTATCGCTGGCGACGGCAATGTTCGTGGCTTCGCCTGGCTGGCTATCCGGACGAATATCCGCCAAATAGGTTATAAGACCGAGTGCTCCGCCTGCAAGCGGGGGTAGCCCGACGGTGAAGCGCCCTCCATCGGGTGTAATGGAGGCGGTCACCGGATTGCCGTTGTAACGGATCGACCCAGGCCGCAGGCGGACGTCGCGCGGCATGTCGTCGGTCACCGTCAAGGCTCCGGTTGTGCGGGTTGAATCAGCATTGCGCAGGGTGATGCGATACTGGACAGTGCTGCCCGGGGTCGCTGTGGCGGTGCTGCTGGTCTTGGTCAGCTGCAACCCGGCTTGCGGACGGTCAACAGGAATGTCGATCCGCACCGGCGTGGGTGTAAACAGCTGAAAAACCGCGCCATAACTCGCGGTTCCCAGCGTATAGGGCTCGCCATTGTCTGGTCGCCTGAATTGCGCAAGCTCAGCAATTGTGGCGCTGGACTGCCAACTATATGGCTCGGGCGGTTCGACAAGCAGGCGATAGCTTCCCGGTGCGACAAAGGGGAAGCGATAGTCGCCGGCGGGGAAGGCATAGACCTGTCCTCCCGCGTCGGTCACGGTTGAACCGGTAATGACGCTATTGGGGAAGCTGGACACGCCATCATCCCCGAACACCTGGGCCGGTTGTCCCGTGGCGGCATTGATCAGTGTGACGCGAGCCCCGCGAACAGGCGCGCCATCACCACTGTCGAAGACAATGCCGAACGGATCCACCAAAAAGCTGATCTGGGCACGCGCAATCGAGTCATTTGAACCTATACGGTACAAATTGACGTCAAGTGGTGCACCCGGAGCAACCGAGAGACGGCAGTCACCCTGCACCAGCGCCGGTGGAATGCGCATGGTGGCGATGTAGCCGACGAAAAACCCGCTATTGTTCGCATCCTCGCGCAGGCGGACGGTTTCGAGATCACCGTTGCCGGTACGGACGGTGACGTCAAAGCTGTCGCGCGCGTTGGGGTCGCGATTGTCTGCGGGAGAGGTGATGCCGAATGCTATCGGCTGACCTGCGGTGAAATCATCCGCATGGTTGAGGGAAACCTGTGTGGGACTTTGCCCTGGCCCGCCCGATGTCGTATCGCCTCCAACAGACAGTCCGCCGATGGAATTGCCGCTGGTGCAGCCGCTGCCGTCAATACGGGTCAGCGTGCCGGTGCCTGGAGAATCGATGCGGTAGATGACATTGGTCGCTGGCGGGCTGACGACGCTGATCGCGACCTGGTTCGAGCGCACTGTGCGCGATCCGCCGGTCGGGCCGGTCCAGTCAGCCGAGGCAACGTTGGTGATGACTTGCGCGCTAACACCGCCAGGCAGCAGGGCTGCGGCGGTGGCTGCGGTCATCACCGAACAAAGGTTGCGCCAGAGCGACATGGTTAAATGGTTAACTCTTCTTGGTATGGGAGGAGGGCCCGCCCGTCCGGGGACAGGCAGGCCCTCCAACCTTTGTATCGTCAGTTGACGGTAGCGCGGAAAACCAGCGTGCGGCCGGTACCCGGGGCAATGGTGCTGAGCGTTCCCGACACTGTACCACCAGTGAAGGTGCCGCCTGCGGTGCCGTCGGCGTTGCAGGTGGATCCGGTCAGTGTGCCGTCAAGTCGGATGGAACCGGCGCTGAACGTCAGGTTCGCCGGCAGAACGTCGCTGATCAGCACCGACGAAGCCGAAGCACCACCCGCTGCGTTCTGGACCGCGATGCAATATTGGACCACGGCGCCGGGGATAAGCCGGGGTGCAGTGGTGCCGTTGACCGGGTCGCTGACAACGGTCGAGGTCTTGGTAACCGTGAGCGTGGCGGTCGAGACGGTGAAGTCGTCTTCGTCCGAATGCGCAGCGTCACGGTTGCCGTCGGCCACACCGGCGGTGTCGCCAAAGACCGTGTCCATGACCGTGTTGGTCTGGGT
This window encodes:
- a CDS encoding carboxypeptidase-like regulatory domain-containing protein; protein product: MTAATAAALLPGGVSAQVITNVASADWTGPTGGSRTVRSNQVAISVVSPPATNVIYRIDSPGTGTLTRIDGSGCTSGNSIGGLSVGGDTTSGGPGQSPTQVSLNHADDFTAGQPIAFGITSPADNRDPNARDSFDVTVRTGNGDLETVRLREDANNSGFFVGYIATMRIPPALVQGDCRLSVAPGAPLDVNLYRIGSNDSIARAQISFLVDPFGIVFDSGDGAPVRGARVTLINAATGQPAQVFGDDGVSSFPNSVITGSTVTDAGGQVYAFPAGDYRFPFVAPGSYRLLVEPPEPYSWQSSATIAELAQFRRPDNGEPYTLGTASYGAVFQLFTPTPVRIDIPVDRPQAGLQLTKTSSTATATPGSTVQYRITLRNADSTRTTGALTVTDDMPRDVRLRPGSIRYNGNPVTASITPDGGRFTVGLPPLAGGALGLITYLADIRPDSQPGEATNIAVASDNRGSRSNVGEATVRISRDIVGDRITIIGRVTDGGCSADPASARGIQGVRVMLQDGSFAVTDSDGRYHFEGVRPGLHVVQIDPSSLPGLVVPINCAANNRAAGSAISRFVEGRGGELKRADFRAVSIASPEAPADAESSAVPVISAPARPAVASDISVAGGDRDFFANQTAGIDWLFPEPDYNPRSPVVRVAIKHLPGQRVELSVNGRPVNGLSFDGANPSPDRSFYVSVWSGIEVNDRDNRFVARVLDESGALVQELSRTIHYANSPMNVSLVRERSLLVADGLNRPVIAVRLTDRDGRPVKHGLVGDFTVAAPHRAAIESDAEQERQLSGLDRGRATWRIPGDDGVAYIELDPTTASGTARLNFTFRDEQVTREVQLDVWLNPGDRPWTVVGFAAGTVGYNTLDDRMEPVAEDLPSDNVDGRVALYAKGRILGQWLMTMSYDSDREQDEARFGGVIDPRAYYTIYADRADNGFDAASVRNLYLRLERPQFYALFGDFETAINEPQLTRYQRAMNGVRAEYRGSNLAATAFIADTPYRYRRDEMQGNGLSGPYQLSTRDVLANSERVTLEIRDRTRSDIIVESRQLTRHIDYDIDYFAGTLTFREPILSRDPALNPQFIVVDYETRGVGQRVVNGGGRVSWTSNDESLRVGLTGIHDANDSARANLGGVDVRYRPAPSVEMRAEYAVSDSQSRKAGVADVGTASAWLVEVEHHGSVFDLLAYARQRDDGFGVGQLSNAGQASRRIGLDGSMRLGTGFSLIASAWQEDYLETDSRRRAGRLMGEWRGETTTLRAGLTRAEDTLPTGETNISTLVQLGGTQRLLNQRLELDAQTEFALGGQNESVDFPTRHTFGARYAVTQGITLVGAYEIASGGTVDARTVRAGFDVRPWDGARVSLTGNQQDIGEFGPRSFAAYGLSQSISLTENLMVDMTVDGQRTLGGINARDVLDPAQPVASGGFVDGSGAITEDFVAVTGGATWRNDDWNITGRAEYRDGELTDRYGATLGGLRQIGEGSAFGGLFTYTRATSETGPSTRTISAEVSWAHRPADSRWSFLEKLEFRADALSNAIAGQPGPIGGPVLTVSGDVNSKRVINSLTINYSPVDEDDGLWHEAGEYTLFWGARYTDDRFGDEDVTGWSTVVGLDLRFDLSEHVGVGVTGNARIGTDGNAKAFSAGPQIVVTPFENANIVIGYNIAGFRDRDFEESRYTRSGLFATFRLKFDQTTFEGLGL